Proteins from a genomic interval of Kaistia defluvii:
- a CDS encoding dipeptide ABC transporter ATP-binding protein, with protein sequence MNAPVVLEASKLARFYSVSRGAFKPAATIKALAEASFTLHAGKTLAVVGESGCGKSTLARLVTMIEEPSEGELVIGDTDIVTADKAALRKLRSDVQIVFQNPYGSLNPRQRIIDALAEPLVINRKEMSAAERKAAVLDMLQRVGLRPEHADRYPHMFSGGQRQRIAIARALMLRPKILVLDEPVSALDVSVQAQVLNLLVELQDSLGLSYLFISHGLAVVRHMADEILVMYLGRVVERAPREKLFEQPMHPYTQALLSATPMADPERQRDRVRLKGELPSPFNPPSGCAFHPRCPLAFDKCRVDRPELRFHGETEVACWAVERDDRAA encoded by the coding sequence ATGAACGCGCCCGTCGTCCTCGAAGCCAGCAAGCTGGCGCGCTTCTATTCGGTGAGCCGCGGCGCCTTCAAGCCCGCCGCCACCATCAAGGCGCTGGCCGAGGCCAGCTTCACCCTGCATGCCGGCAAGACGCTGGCCGTCGTCGGCGAATCCGGCTGCGGCAAGTCCACCCTCGCCCGCCTCGTCACCATGATCGAGGAGCCGAGCGAGGGGGAGCTCGTCATCGGCGATACCGACATCGTCACCGCCGACAAGGCGGCGCTGAGGAAGCTGCGCTCCGACGTGCAGATCGTCTTCCAGAACCCCTATGGCTCGCTCAATCCGCGCCAGAGGATCATCGATGCGCTGGCCGAGCCGCTGGTGATCAACCGCAAGGAAATGAGCGCGGCCGAACGCAAGGCTGCCGTGCTCGACATGCTGCAGCGGGTCGGCCTTCGCCCCGAGCATGCCGACCGCTATCCGCACATGTTCTCGGGCGGCCAGCGCCAGCGCATCGCGATTGCCCGCGCGCTGATGTTGCGGCCGAAGATCCTGGTGCTCGACGAGCCGGTCTCGGCGCTCGACGTCTCGGTGCAGGCGCAGGTGCTCAACCTGCTGGTCGAGTTGCAGGACAGCCTCGGCCTTTCCTACCTGTTTATCAGCCATGGCCTGGCAGTCGTGCGGCACATGGCGGACGAGATCCTGGTCATGTATCTCGGCCGGGTGGTGGAACGCGCCCCGCGCGAAAAACTGTTCGAGCAGCCGATGCATCCCTATACGCAGGCGCTGCTTTCGGCGACGCCAATGGCCGATCCAGAGCGCCAGCGCGACCGGGTGCGGCTCAAGGGCGAATTGCCGTCGCCCTTCAACCCGCCATCCGGCTGCGCCTTCCATCCGCGCTGCCCGCTCGCCTTCGACAAATGCCGCGTAGACCGCCCGGAGCTGCGCTTTCACGGCGAAACCGAAGTCGCCTGCTGGGCCGTCGAGCGGGATGACCGGGCGGCTTAG
- a CDS encoding CobW family GTP-binding protein: MTETQIPVTVLTGYLGAGKTTLLNRILSENHGKKYAVVVNEFGEIGIDNDLIVESDEEIYEMNNGCVCCTVRGDLIRVVEGLMKRPGGFDGILVETTGLANPAPVAQTFFMDDDVRAKSRLDAVVTVADAMNLLTRLDDAPEAEEQIAFADVILLNKADLVDAEKLAAVERRIREINPHATIHRTERCAIDLSKVLDRGAFDLERILTLDPEFLEGDDHDHDHVHDENCGHDHHHHDHDHAHHGHDHDHDHHHHHPRHDESVFSVSLRGGTLDPNKFFPWIQEITQVEGPNILRLKGILAMDKDPDRYVLQGVHMIVEGTHQRPWAEGEKRESRLVFIGRKLNEQALRKSFEDCLIAA; this comes from the coding sequence ATGACGGAAACCCAGATCCCGGTCACCGTGCTCACCGGCTATCTCGGCGCCGGCAAGACGACGCTGCTGAACCGCATCCTCTCGGAAAACCACGGCAAGAAATACGCCGTCGTCGTCAATGAATTCGGCGAGATCGGCATCGACAACGACCTCATCGTCGAGAGCGACGAAGAGATCTACGAGATGAACAATGGCTGCGTCTGCTGCACGGTGCGCGGCGACCTGATCCGCGTCGTCGAGGGTCTGATGAAGCGCCCCGGCGGCTTCGACGGCATCCTGGTCGAGACCACCGGCCTCGCCAATCCGGCCCCGGTCGCGCAGACCTTCTTCATGGATGACGATGTCCGCGCCAAGTCGCGCCTCGACGCCGTCGTCACCGTCGCCGACGCGATGAACCTTTTGACCCGGCTCGACGACGCGCCGGAGGCCGAGGAACAGATCGCCTTCGCCGACGTCATCCTGCTCAACAAGGCCGATCTCGTCGACGCCGAGAAGCTGGCTGCCGTCGAGCGACGCATCCGCGAGATCAACCCGCATGCGACGATCCACCGGACCGAGCGCTGCGCCATCGATCTCTCCAAGGTGCTCGACCGCGGCGCCTTCGACCTCGAGCGCATCCTGACGCTCGACCCGGAATTCCTCGAGGGCGACGATCATGACCATGATCACGTCCATGACGAGAATTGCGGCCACGATCACCACCATCATGACCACGACCATGCCCATCACGGTCATGACCATGATCACGACCATCACCACCACCATCCGCGCCATGACGAATCCGTGTTCAGCGTCTCGCTGCGCGGCGGCACGCTCGATCCGAACAAGTTCTTCCCCTGGATCCAGGAGATCACCCAGGTCGAGGGTCCGAACATCCTGCGCCTGAAGGGCATCCTGGCGATGGACAAGGATCCGGACCGCTATGTGCTGCAGGGCGTGCACATGATCGTCGAAGGCACGCATCAGCGCCCCTGGGCCGAGGGCGAGAAGCGCGAGAGCCGCCTCGTCTTCATCGGCCGCAAGCTGAACGAGCAGGCTTTGCGCAAAAGCTTCGAGGATTGCCTCATCGCCGCCTGA
- a CDS encoding WD40 repeat domain-containing protein, protein MPTIQSFPLDAYVVAAEFLGSEPAFALGDGKVALVSGPSAEKHDVHSGGLLAAARTLDGDRLITTGDDGRVMAIDASGKIDEIAVQPKKWIDQVACGPDGTIAYASGRQVFVRFANGKERVLEHERTAAGLAFAPKGMRLAVARYNGVSLWWIGTDAKPTEFEWKGSHLGVTFSPDGKNVITTMQENSLHGWRVADGGGHMRMSGYPGKVKSMSWSAKGRFLATSGAEMAVLWPFHFKDGPMGKQPLQLGVRDQIVSFVACHPTEEVVAIGYRDGMVLAVRFADSDEAILRKPAEGGPISALAWDKKGIRLAFGTEGGEAGVIDLAG, encoded by the coding sequence TTGCCCACGATCCAGTCCTTTCCTCTCGACGCCTATGTCGTCGCCGCCGAGTTTCTGGGTTCCGAGCCGGCCTTCGCGCTCGGCGACGGCAAGGTCGCCCTGGTCAGCGGCCCCTCCGCCGAGAAGCACGACGTCCATTCCGGCGGCCTGCTCGCCGCCGCCCGCACGCTGGATGGCGACCGGCTGATCACCACCGGCGATGACGGCCGCGTCATGGCGATCGACGCGAGCGGCAAGATCGACGAGATCGCGGTGCAGCCGAAGAAGTGGATCGACCAGGTCGCCTGCGGCCCGGACGGCACGATCGCCTATGCCAGCGGCCGCCAGGTTTTCGTGCGCTTCGCCAATGGCAAGGAGCGCGTGCTGGAGCATGAGCGCACCGCCGCCGGCCTCGCCTTCGCGCCCAAGGGAATGCGCCTCGCCGTCGCGCGCTACAATGGCGTGTCGCTCTGGTGGATCGGCACCGACGCCAAGCCGACCGAGTTCGAATGGAAGGGCTCGCATCTCGGCGTCACCTTCTCGCCCGATGGCAAGAACGTCATCACGACCATGCAGGAGAATTCGCTGCATGGCTGGCGCGTCGCCGATGGCGGTGGCCACATGCGCATGTCGGGCTATCCGGGCAAGGTCAAGTCGATGTCGTGGTCGGCCAAGGGCCGCTTCCTGGCGACGTCGGGCGCGGAAATGGCCGTGCTCTGGCCGTTCCACTTCAAGGACGGCCCGATGGGCAAGCAGCCGCTGCAGCTGGGCGTCCGCGACCAGATCGTCAGCTTCGTCGCCTGCCACCCGACCGAGGAAGTCGTGGCGATCGGCTACCGGGACGGCATGGTGCTGGCGGTTCGCTTTGCCGACAGCGACGAAGCGATTTTGCGCAAGCCGGCCGAGGGCGGCCCGATCAGCGCGCTCGCCTGGGACAAGAAGGGCATCCGCCTCGCCTTCGGCACCGAAGGCGGCGAAGCCGGCGTCATCGACCTCGCCGGCTGA
- a CDS encoding DUF1127 domain-containing protein gives MNIVASYKTWRKFRETYNELSRLNNRELADLGIHRGEIERVAKQAVGY, from the coding sequence ATGAACATCGTTGCTTCCTACAAGACCTGGCGCAAGTTCCGCGAGACCTACAACGAGCTTTCCCGCCTGAACAACCGCGAGCTTGCTGACCTCGGCATCCACCGCGGCGAGATCGAGCGCGTCGCCAAGCAGGCCGTCGGTTACTAA
- a CDS encoding homospermidine synthase, translating into MTTWPVYGRINGPVVIIGFGSIGRGFLPLIRRHFALDQPQITVIEPSSENVGLMATYGVKHVKAALTRENFREILAPLLAPGGFCVNLSVDTSSLDIMRLAREMGSLYIDTVIEPWPGFYYDHKADPASRSNYALREELLTEKRANPGGPTAVSCSGANPGMVSWFVKQALLDVARDLNIEHDEPKTRREWAALMKATGVKGIHIAERDTQRARVAKQLDTFINTWSVEGFISEALQPAELGWGTHERWIPDHARTHDTGSGAAIFLLGPGADTRVRSWCPTPGPQLGYLVTHNEAISIADHFTVREEGEVVYRPTCHYAYHPSNDAVLSLHEMFGRAGKRQSKQHILSEEEIIAGRDELGVLLYGHAKNAYWYGSRLTIDEARENAPYQNATGMQVTSAVIAGMVWALEHPTAGIVEADEMDYHLCLRIQRPYLGTVEGIYTDWTPLTDRPGFFPEDIDESDPWQFRNVLVHNLG; encoded by the coding sequence ATGACGACTTGGCCTGTCTACGGTCGCATCAATGGCCCCGTGGTCATCATCGGCTTCGGTTCGATCGGGCGAGGGTTCCTCCCGCTAATCAGGCGCCATTTCGCGCTCGACCAGCCGCAGATCACGGTCATCGAACCGAGCAGTGAAAACGTCGGACTGATGGCCACCTACGGCGTGAAGCACGTCAAGGCGGCGCTGACGCGGGAAAATTTCCGCGAGATCCTGGCGCCGCTGCTGGCTCCCGGCGGTTTCTGCGTCAATCTCTCGGTCGACACCTCCTCGCTCGACATCATGCGGCTCGCCCGCGAGATGGGCAGCCTCTACATCGATACGGTGATCGAGCCCTGGCCGGGCTTCTATTACGATCACAAGGCCGATCCGGCCTCGCGCTCCAACTATGCGCTGCGCGAAGAGCTGCTGACGGAAAAGCGCGCCAATCCCGGCGGTCCGACCGCGGTTTCTTGCTCCGGCGCCAATCCGGGCATGGTGTCGTGGTTCGTCAAGCAGGCGCTGCTCGACGTGGCGCGCGACCTCAACATCGAGCATGACGAGCCGAAGACGCGCCGCGAATGGGCCGCGCTGATGAAGGCGACCGGCGTCAAGGGCATCCACATCGCCGAACGCGACACCCAGCGCGCCCGCGTCGCCAAGCAACTCGACACCTTCATCAACACCTGGTCGGTCGAGGGCTTTATCTCCGAAGCGCTGCAGCCGGCCGAGCTCGGCTGGGGCACGCATGAGCGCTGGATTCCGGACCATGCCCGCACGCATGACACCGGCAGCGGCGCGGCGATCTTCCTGCTCGGCCCGGGCGCCGATACGCGCGTGCGCTCCTGGTGCCCGACGCCGGGCCCGCAGCTCGGCTACCTCGTGACGCATAATGAGGCGATCTCGATCGCCGACCACTTCACGGTGCGCGAAGAGGGCGAAGTCGTCTATCGCCCGACCTGCCACTACGCCTACCACCCGTCCAACGACGCGGTACTGTCTCTGCACGAAATGTTCGGCCGCGCCGGCAAGCGCCAGTCGAAGCAGCACATCCTCAGCGAGGAAGAGATCATCGCCGGTCGCGACGAACTCGGCGTGCTGCTCTATGGCCATGCCAAGAACGCCTACTGGTATGGCTCGCGGCTGACGATCGACGAGGCCCGCGAAAACGCGCCCTACCAGAACGCCACCGGCATGCAGGTGACGTCGGCGGTGATCGCCGGCATGGTCTGGGCGCTCGAGCATCCGACTGCCGGCATCGTCGAGGCGGACGAGATGGACTACCATCTCTGCCTGCGCATCCAGCGGCCCTATCTCGGCACCGTCGAGGGCATCTACACCGACTGGACGCCGCTCACCGATCGTCCGGGCTTCTTCCCGGAAGACATCGACGAGAGCGACCCCTGGCAGTTCCGCAACGTGCTGGTCCACAATCTGGGCTGA
- a CDS encoding GNAT family N-acetyltransferase: MIQIDVEAPGEAGAREMLLDRTMGPDRHQKTSERLRENRLPASGLALVARDGDEIIGTVRLWNVAAGGRDALLLGPLAIAPERQSEGLGGKLMRAALNRAAMFGHGAVILVGDAEYYARFGFSAAATQSLLMPGPVERKRFLALELREGALDGASGMLVATGDWSVPPLSAQDFPLVASPSGLDLADTSR, translated from the coding sequence ATGATTCAGATCGACGTGGAGGCGCCCGGCGAAGCCGGCGCCCGGGAAATGCTGCTTGACCGGACCATGGGTCCGGATCGCCACCAGAAGACCTCCGAACGCCTGCGGGAAAATCGCCTGCCGGCGTCCGGCCTGGCTCTCGTCGCCCGCGATGGCGACGAGATCATCGGTACGGTCCGTCTGTGGAACGTTGCGGCCGGCGGCCGCGACGCGCTGCTGCTCGGGCCGCTGGCGATCGCGCCGGAACGGCAGAGCGAAGGCCTTGGCGGCAAGCTGATGCGCGCCGCGCTGAACCGCGCCGCCATGTTCGGCCATGGCGCCGTGATACTGGTCGGCGATGCCGAATATTATGCCCGCTTCGGCTTTTCCGCCGCGGCGACGCAGAGCCTGCTGATGCCGGGGCCCGTGGAGCGCAAGCGCTTCCTGGCCCTGGAACTCCGCGAAGGCGCCCTCGACGGCGCCTCCGGAATGCTGGTCGCGACAGGCGACTGGTCGGTCCCGCCGCTCTCCGCGCAGGACTTTCCGCTGGTTGCAAGCCCGTCCGGGCTCGACCTGGCCGACACAAGCCGCTAG
- a CDS encoding type III PLP-dependent enzyme, with amino-acid sequence MTARIIDFLNSRRPEGPCLVVDLDVVRENYLTFAHALPDTRVFYAVKANPAPEVLALLASLGSNFDCASVAEIDMALAAGATPDRISFGNTIKKERDVAAAFARGIDLYAVDCEAEVDKVARAAPGTRVFCRILCDGAGAEWPLSRKFGCEPQMAVGVLEHAHRQGLRAYGVSFHVGSQQANTEAWDGALASAAGIFHTLAERGIQLSMVNLGGGFPTRYLKEIPGVENYASSIDSALKRHFGNRIPETIIEPGRGMVGNAGIIKTEVVLISKKSDSADDLRWVYLDIGKFGGLAETMDESIRYPIRTAHDHDEKTACVLAGPTCDSADVLYEKTPYHLPVSLSIGDEVLIEGTGAYTTTYSAVAFNGFKPLESFVI; translated from the coding sequence ATGACCGCTCGCATCATCGACTTCCTCAATAGCCGACGTCCCGAAGGCCCGTGCCTTGTCGTGGATCTCGATGTCGTGCGGGAGAATTATCTCACCTTCGCGCACGCTCTGCCCGACACCCGCGTCTTCTATGCGGTGAAGGCCAATCCGGCTCCGGAAGTGCTGGCGCTGCTCGCTTCGCTCGGCTCGAACTTCGACTGCGCGTCGGTCGCCGAGATCGACATGGCGCTGGCCGCTGGCGCGACCCCGGACCGCATCTCCTTCGGCAACACCATCAAGAAGGAGCGCGACGTCGCCGCTGCCTTCGCGCGTGGCATCGACCTTTATGCGGTCGATTGCGAAGCCGAAGTCGACAAGGTCGCCCGCGCCGCTCCCGGCACCCGCGTGTTCTGCCGCATTCTGTGCGACGGCGCCGGCGCCGAATGGCCGCTTTCGCGCAAGTTCGGTTGCGAGCCCCAGATGGCTGTCGGCGTGCTCGAGCATGCCCATCGCCAGGGCCTGCGCGCCTATGGCGTTTCGTTCCATGTCGGTTCGCAGCAGGCGAACACCGAAGCCTGGGACGGCGCGCTCGCGTCGGCCGCCGGCATCTTCCACACGCTCGCAGAGCGCGGCATCCAGCTGTCGATGGTCAATCTCGGCGGCGGCTTCCCGACCCGTTATCTCAAGGAGATTCCGGGCGTGGAGAACTATGCCTCGTCGATCGACTCGGCCCTGAAGCGCCATTTCGGCAACCGGATCCCGGAGACGATCATCGAGCCGGGCCGCGGCATGGTCGGCAATGCCGGCATCATCAAGACGGAAGTCGTGTTGATCTCGAAGAAGAGCGACTCGGCCGACGACCTGCGCTGGGTCTATCTCGACATCGGCAAGTTCGGCGGCCTCGCCGAGACGATGGACGAGTCGATCCGCTACCCGATCCGCACGGCGCATGACCACGACGAGAAGACGGCCTGCGTGCTTGCCGGCCCGACCTGCGACTCGGCTGACGTCCTCTACGAGAAGACGCCGTATCACCTGCCGGTTTCGCTCTCGATCGGCGACGAAGTGCTGATCGAAGGTACCGGCGCCTATACGACGACCTATTCGGCCGTCGCCTTCAACGGCTTCAAGCCGCTCGAATCCTTCGTGATCTGA
- a CDS encoding gamma-glutamyltransferase family protein, translating to MNETVVGEKGMVVAPHRAAAEAGAEIIRAGGNAIEAVIAAAATIAVVYPHMNAIGGDGFWLIREPGKEPRYLEACGGAGSLATIKAYRGKGYDTIPTRGPDAALTVAGAVSGWNTAYELSQSLGGRIDRPTLLANAVEHAKKGISVTRSQARLTAQHLADLSAAPGFKDVFLVDGKAPELGATIRQERLADTLEHLGRAGFLDFYKGDVASEIAGDLERFECPVTRDDLAAHEARLRAPLSVRLEGATVFNSPPPTQGLASLLILGIFERLNVKRGESFEHIHGLVEATKRAFLIRDKHVTDPIFAGDLSVHLSPRVLDREAAQISMSRAAPWPQVAKKGDTVWLGAIDASGLSVSYIQSIFWEFGSGVVLPATGITWQNRGASFSLDPRALNPLEPGRKPFHTLNPALARFDDGRIMSYGTMGGEGQPQTQAALMSRHALFGMDLGEAIDAPRWLLGRTWGSDHTNLRVENRFDPDLLIALERAGHEVAVLDEAYSDTMGHAGALVRRKDGRIFGASDPRSDGAAIAA from the coding sequence GTGAACGAGACCGTCGTCGGCGAAAAGGGCATGGTTGTGGCTCCCCACAGGGCTGCAGCGGAAGCGGGGGCCGAGATCATCCGGGCCGGCGGCAACGCCATTGAGGCAGTGATCGCCGCGGCCGCCACCATCGCCGTGGTCTATCCGCATATGAATGCCATCGGCGGCGACGGCTTCTGGCTGATCCGCGAGCCCGGCAAGGAGCCGCGCTACCTTGAAGCCTGCGGCGGCGCCGGTTCGCTCGCCACCATCAAGGCCTATCGCGGCAAGGGCTATGACACGATCCCGACGCGCGGCCCCGACGCGGCGCTCACCGTCGCCGGCGCGGTTTCCGGCTGGAACACCGCCTATGAACTGTCGCAGAGCCTGGGCGGGCGGATCGACCGCCCCACCCTGCTCGCCAACGCCGTTGAACATGCCAAGAAGGGCATAAGCGTCACCCGCTCGCAGGCCCGGCTGACAGCGCAGCATCTGGCCGACCTCTCCGCCGCCCCCGGCTTCAAGGACGTGTTCCTGGTCGACGGCAAGGCGCCGGAGCTTGGCGCGACGATCCGTCAGGAACGCCTCGCCGATACGCTCGAACATCTCGGCCGCGCCGGCTTCCTCGACTTCTACAAGGGCGACGTCGCCAGCGAGATCGCCGGCGATCTCGAGCGTTTCGAATGCCCCGTGACGCGCGACGACCTCGCCGCGCATGAGGCGCGCCTGCGCGCGCCCCTCTCCGTCCGGCTCGAGGGCGCCACGGTCTTCAACTCGCCGCCGCCGACCCAGGGCCTCGCCTCGCTGCTGATCCTCGGCATCTTCGAGCGGCTCAACGTCAAGCGCGGCGAGAGCTTCGAGCATATTCACGGGCTGGTCGAGGCGACCAAGCGCGCCTTCCTGATCCGCGACAAGCATGTGACCGACCCGATCTTCGCCGGCGATCTCTCCGTGCATCTGTCGCCGCGCGTGCTCGACCGCGAGGCGGCGCAGATCAGCATGTCCCGCGCCGCACCCTGGCCTCAGGTGGCGAAGAAGGGCGACACGGTCTGGCTCGGCGCGATCGACGCCTCCGGCCTCTCCGTCTCCTATATCCAGTCGATCTTCTGGGAGTTCGGCTCCGGCGTGGTGCTGCCGGCGACCGGCATCACCTGGCAGAACCGCGGCGCCAGCTTCTCGCTCGATCCGCGCGCGCTCAACCCACTGGAGCCCGGCCGCAAGCCTTTCCACACGCTGAATCCGGCGCTCGCCCGCTTCGACGATGGCCGCATCATGAGCTATGGCACGATGGGCGGCGAAGGCCAGCCGCAGACGCAGGCCGCCCTGATGAGCCGGCATGCGCTGTTCGGCATGGATCTGGGCGAGGCGATCGACGCGCCGCGCTGGCTGCTCGGCCGCACCTGGGGCTCGGACCACACCAATCTGCGCGTGGAAAACCGGTTCGATCCCGACCTTCTGATCGCGCTGGAGCGGGCCGGCCACGAGGTCGCCGTGCTGGACGAGGCCTATTCCGACACGATGGGCCATGCCGGCGCGCTGGTGCGGCGCAAGGATGGCCGGATCTTCGGCGCCAGCGATCCGCGTTCAGACGGCGCCGCCATCGCCGCCTGA